A region of Equus przewalskii isolate Varuska chromosome 29, EquPr2, whole genome shotgun sequence DNA encodes the following proteins:
- the CHADL gene encoding LOW QUALITY PROTEIN: chondroadherin-like protein (The sequence of the model RefSeq protein was modified relative to this genomic sequence to represent the inferred CDS: inserted 1 base in 1 codon): MEGSQGLSLVLLLPLLLLLGPTWQATGQRCPWTCVCDNSRRHVACRHQNLTEVPNAIPELTQRLDLQGNMLKVIPPAAFQDLPYLTHLDLRHCQVELVAEGAFRGLGRLLLLNLASNRLTALPQEALDGLGSLRRLELEGNMLEELRPGTFGALGALATLNLARNALVYLPAMAFQGLLRTRWLQLSHNALSVLAPEALAGLPALRRLSLHHNELQALPGLALSQAQGLVHLELGHNPFTYMGEEDGLALPSLRELMLDHGALQALDPRAFAHCPHLHTLDLRGNQLDTLLPLQVPGQLRRLWLQGNPLWCGCQARPLLEWLARARVRSDGACRGPRRLRGEALDALRPLDLRCPGDGAEEEEEELAALRPRSPPSTPKEEDGAAKPCPHVCVCASESRHSGCEGQGLQAVPRGFPNDTQLLDLRQNHFSLVPRAAFPGLGLLVSLHLQHCGITELEAGALAGLGSLMYLYLSDNQLSGLSAAALEGAPRLGYLYLERNRFLQVPGAALHALPSLFSLHLQDNAVDRLAPGDLAGVRALRWLYLSGNRITQVSPGALGPARELEKLHLDRNQLREVPTEALEGLPALLELQLSGNLLRTLSHEAFRPVGRSLQHLFLNSSGLEQISPGAFSGLGPQLQSLYLQKNQLQALPALPGLSQLELIDLSGNPFRCDCQLLPLHRWLTGLNLRVGATCAAPPRARGQRVKAAAAVFEACPGWAARKAKRTPSARRITPXKGRQLGADKVGKERGRL; the protein is encoded by the exons ATGGAGGG gTCCCAGGGCCTCTCCTTGGtgctgctgcttcctctgctgctgctgctgggcccaaCTTGGCAGGCCACTGGCCAGCGCTGCCCATGGACCTGCGTGTGTGACAACTCCAGGCGGCATGTTGCCTGCCGGCACCAGAACCTCACCGAGGTGCCGAACGCCATCCCCGAG CTGACCCAGCGGCTGGACCTCCAGGGCAACATGCTGAAGGTGATCCCTCCAGCTGCCTTCCAGGACCTGCCTTATCTGACACATCTGGACCTGCGGCACTGCCAGGTAGAGCTGGTGGCTGAGGGTGCCTTCCGTGGCCTGGGCCGCCTGCTCCTTCTCAACCTGGCTTCCAATCGCCTGACTGCGCTGCCCCAGGAGGCGCTGGATGGGCTGGGCTCGCTGCGGCGGCTGGAGCTGGAGGGGAACATGCTGGAGGAGCTTCGGCCAGGGACGTTCGGGGCACTGGGTGCACTGGCCACACTGAACCTGGCACGCAACGCCCTTGTCTACCTGCCTGCCATGGCCTTCCAGGGGCTGCTGCGCACCCGCTGGCTGCAGCTGTCCCACAACGCGCTCAGCGTGCTGGCCCCTGAGGCCCTGGCTGGCCTGCCGGCCCTGCGCCGGCTCAGCCTGCACCACAACGAGCTGCAGGCCCTGCCCGGGCTGGCCTTGTCTCAGGCCCAAGGCCTGGTCCATCTTGAGCTGGGCCACAATCCATTCACCTACATGGGGGAGGAGGACGGGCTGGCACTGCCCAGCCTGCGGGAGCTGATGCTGGACCACGGGGCCCTGCAGGCTCTggaccccagggcctttgcccacTGTCCACATCTGCACACTCTGGACCTCCGTGGGAACCAGCTGGACACCCTGCTGCCACTTCAGGTTCCGGGGCAGCTGCGCCGGCTGTGGCTGCAGGGGAACCCGCTGTGGTGTGGATGCCAGGCCCGGCCACTGCTCGAGTGGTTGGCACGGGCACGCGTGCGCTCGGATGGTGCATGCAGGGGGCCGCGGCGCTTGCGAGGTGAGGCTCTGGATGCCCTGCGGCCCTTGGACCTGCGCTGTCCTGGAGatggagcagaggaagaggaagaggagctggcTGCCCTGCGGCCCCGCAGCCCTCCCAGCACCCCCAAGGAGGAGGATGGGGCGGCCAAGCCCTGCCCGCACGTCTGCGTGTGCGCCTCTGAGTCCCGGCACAGCGGCTGTGAGGGCCAAGGCCTGCAGGCTGTACCCCGTGGCTTCCCCAACGACACCCAGCTCCTGGACCTGAGGCAGAACCACTTCTCTTTGGTGCCCCGCGCGGCCTTCCCAGGCCTGGGCCTCCTGGTGTCGCTGCACCTGCAGCACTGCGGTATCACGGAGCTGGAGGCGGGCGccctggcagggctgggcagcCTGATGTACCTCTACCTCTCTGACAACCAGCTGTCAGGTCTCAGCGCTGCCGCCCTCGAAGGGGCCCCTCGCCTGGGCTACCTGTATCTCGAGCGCAACCGCTTCCTGCAGGTTCCAGGGGCCGCCCTGCATGCCCTGCCCAGCCTCTTCTCCCTGCACCTGCAGGACAATGCTGTGGATCGCCTGGCCCCTGGGGACCTGGCAGGTGTGCGGGCCTTGCGCTGGCTCTATCTGAGTGGGAACCGCATCACCCAAGTgtcccctggggccctgggcccaGCTCGGGAGCTGGAGAAGCTGCACCTTGACAGGAACCAGCTGCGAGAGGTGCCCACTGAGGCCCTGGAGGGgctgcctgccctcctggagctgcaGCTCTCGGGGAACCTGCTCAGGACCCTGAGCCATGAGGCCTTTCGGCCCGTGGGCCGGTCCCTGCAGCACCTCTTCCTGAACAGCAGTGGCCTGGAGcag ATTTCTCCCGGGGCCTTCTCGGGCCTGGGACCCCAGCTCCAGAGCCTATACTTGCAGAAGAACCAGCTGCAGGCTCTGCCGGCCCTACCCGGTCTCAGCCAGCTGGAGCTCATCGACCTCAGTGGCAATCCCTTCCGCTGCGACTGCCAGCTGCTCCCACTTCACAG gTGGCTCACTGGGCTGAACCTGCGCGTGGGGGCCACCTGTGCCGCGCCCCCCAGGGCCCGTGGCCAGAGGGTGAAGGCTGCAGCTGCTGTCTTTGAAGCCTGCCCGGGCTGGGCTGCCAGGAAGGCCAAGCGGACCCCCAGTGCCAGGAGAATAACTC TGAAGGGGAGACAGCTGGGAGCAGACAAG